CGCCACGAGGACCTCCACCTCGCCAACGCGCGCGGCGTGGGCAACAAGGTCGTACTGTTCGGCGCCCGCACGGGCGGCGACGGCATCGGCGGCGCCTCCATTCTCGCGAGCGACACGTTCGCCGACGGCGGCCCGACCAAGCGCCCCGCGGTGCAGGTCGGCGACCCGTTCGCCGAGAAGGTGCTCATCGAGTGCTGCCTCGAGCTGTTCGCCAAGGACCTCGTCGAGGGGATCCAGGACCTCGGCGCCGCCGGCATCTCCTGCGCCACGAGCGAGCTCGCGTCCAACGGCGACGGCGGAATGCACATCCGGCTCGAGGAGGTGCTGCTGCGCGACCCGTCGCTCACGGCCGAGGAGATCCTCATGTCGGAGAGCCAGGAGCGCATGATGGCGGTCGTGACGCCCGAGAAGCTCGAGGGCTTCCTCGCCGTCGTCCGCAAGTGGGACGTCGAGACGAGCGTGCTCGGCGAGGTCACCGACACCGGCCGCCTCGTCATCGACCACCACGGCGAGCGCATCGTCGACGTCGAGCCGCGCACGGTCGCGGTCGACGGCCCCGTCTACGACCGGCCCGTCTCCTACCCCACGTGGATCGACGCCCTGCAGGCCGACTCCGCGTCGCGCCTCGCGCGCCCCACCGCGCCGGACGACATCAAGGACCAGTTCCTGCAGCTGCTCGGCAGCCCGAACCTGGCCGACGCGTCGTGGATCACCGACCAGTACGACCGCTACGTCATGGGCAACACGGCCCTGTCATTCCCCGACGACGCCGGCATGGTCCGCGTCGACGAGGAGAGCGGCCTCGGCTTCTCCGTCGCCACCGACGCGAACGGCCGCTTCTGCCAGCTCGACCCGTACCGCGGCGCGCAGCTCGCCCTCGCGGAGGCGTACCGCAACGTCGCCGCTTCCGGCGCCACGCCCGTCGCCGTGAGCGACTGCCTCAACTTCGGCAGCCCCGAGGACCCCGAGGTGATGTGGCAGTTCAGCCGCACGGTCGAGGGCCTCGCGGACGGCTGCCTGGAGCTCGAGATCCCCGTCACGGGCGGCAACGTCTCCCTCTACAACCAGACGGGCACGCAGGCGATCCACCCGACGCCCGTGGTGGGCGTGCTCGGCGTGATCGACGACGTCGCGCGCCGCATCCCCTCCGGCTGGCAGGACGAGGGCGACAACATCTACCTGCTCGGCGTCACGCGCGAGGAGCTCGACGGATCCGCCTGGGCCGGCACCGTGCACGACCACCTCGGCGGCGTCCCGCCGGTGGTCGACCTCGCCGCCGAGAAGGAGCTCGCCTCGCTCATCGCGGCGGGCGCCACGCAGTCGCTCGTCGCGAGCGCGCACGACCTCTCCGACGGCGGCCTCGGCCAGGCGCTCGCGGAGGCCGTGATGCGCTTCGGCGTCGGCGCCCGCGTGTGGCTCGACGGCATCGTGCAGCGCGACGGCGTCGACCAGGCGACCGCGCTCTTCTCCGAGTCCACCGGCCGCATGCTCGTCACGGTGCCGCGAGAGGACGACGTCAAGTTCCAGGGCCTCTGCGAGGGGCGCGGCTACCCCGTGCTCCGCATCGGGGTGACGGACGCGCAGGCGCCCGGCCTCGAGCTGCAGGGCCTGTTCACCCTGTCCGTGGACGAGCTGCGCGGGATCCACCGCGCCACGCTCCCCACCCGCTTCGGCACCGCCGTGGAGGCATGAGCATGACCGACCCCGCATCGACCCCCGTCTGGTCGCCGTCCCTCGCCGAGCTCACGGAGCGCGTGCCGCTGCCCGCGGGCGCCGACATCCAGATGGGCCCCGTGCTCTACGACCACGAGGGCACCGAGCTCGAGGGGCTCCTCGCCCGCGACGCCGCGCAGAGCGGCCGCCGCCCGGCCGTGCTGGTGATCCACGACTGGTTCGGCGTCGGCGGGCACGTGGCCGCGCGGATCCAGATGCTCGCGCGCCTCGGCTACGTCGCGTTCGCCGCCGACGTCTACGGCCGCGACGTGCGCCCCGGACCGGAGGAGGCCGGCCAGGTCGCCGGGTCCTTCTACGCCGACCTCCCGCTCATGCGCGCCCGCGTGCAGGCCGGCATCGACCGCCTCGCGGCCGAGCCCGATGTCGACCCGTCCCGCATCGCCGTCATGGGCTACTGCTTCGGCGGCAGCGCCTCGCTCGAGGTCGCCCGCGCGGGCGCCGACATCAAGGCGGCGATCTCGCTGCACGGCAGCCTGGTGGTGCACGCGCCTGCCGACGTCGCCGACGTGAAGGCCGCGATCCTCGTCCTCACGGGCGCGGACGACCCGATCGTCCCCGACGAGAAGGTGGCCGCCTTCCAGGACGAGATGCGCACGCGCCCCGCGATCGACTGGCAGGTCGTCACGTACAGCGGCGCCCTGCACGCCTTCTCCGTCCCGGGCGTCGACTCGCCCGACCACGGCGCGCAGTACCAGGACCGCGCCGAGCGCCGCTCGTGGCGCGCGCTGACGGACTTCCTCGCCGAGCACCTGGGCTGACCGGCTCCCCTGCGTCGCACCGCGCCCCGCCGGCACCCGCCGGCGGGGCGCGCGTCTGTCCGCGGGCCATGCGCCGGCTGGCGGAACCCTCCGGGCCGGGCCGACACGCCGACCCCGGGTTGCCATCGCCGCACCCCTCGCGTAGACCTGTGCGTGCAGTTCACGCATCCGCCACCCGCCGTTGGCCCCCGCAGGGGTCGCGACGCGCAGGCTGATCATGCGAGACACGTGCGACCCGAGGAGATCTCCATGATGGCCAGCGGCGGATTCAGCCGACGCGACCTGTTCGACGGTGCCGGATCCTCCGATCCCGGCGTCGGGCGGCCCACACGCGGTTCCGGCACGGCGCTCCTCGAGCGACCGCGCGCGGACGAGACCACCACCACGACGGACGGCCCGGACGGCACCGCGGAGGCCGACCCCCCTCCGTCTCGGCCGGCGGCAGCGACGCAGCTCGCTCCCGCCCCGCCCCAGGAGGCGACCATCGGCTCGGCCGAGGGCGACCTCGTGCACGTCATGACGTGCAACATCCGCCTGGCCCGCGCCTCGACCGAGCCCGGCGATCCCGACCACTGGGCCGACCGCGAGCCCGTGCTCGCCCGCTTCCTCCAGCTCGAGCAGCCCACCGTCCTCGGCCTGCAGGAGGCCCTCTCGGCCCAGCTGCCCGCCATCGCCCGGGCGCTCCCCCACCACCGCATGCTCGGCTACGGCCGCGACGGCGGCTCCGGCGGCGAGTACAGCGCGATCTTCTACGACGAGCGTCGCCTCGACGTCGTCGCGTGGGACCAGTTCTGGCTGTCCGACCTGCCGGAGCTCATCGGATCCCGCTCCTGGGGCTGCAGCACCACCCGCATCGCGACGTGGGCGCGCTTCCGCGACCGCCGCAGCGGCGCCGAGTTCGTGCACCTCAACACGCACCTCGACCACGAGTCCGAGCTCGCGCGCGTGAAGAGCGCCGACCTCATCACCGAGCGGCTGCAGGAGGTCGCGTCCGGCGCGCCCGTCGTCGTCACGGGCGACTTCAACGCGCCGGCCGAGGAGTCGGCGGCGTACGACATCCTCACGCGCGACGCGGGCCTCGCCGACACCTGGACCACGGCCGCGCACCACGCGACCCCCGGCATCGGCACGTTCACGGCGTACGGCGACCCGGTGCCCGAGGGCGAGCGCATCGACTGGATCCTCGCGGGCAGCGGCGTCGAGGTGGTCGACTCGGCCATCAACCCGTACACGTTCGAGGGCCGCTCTCCCTCCGATCACGCCGCCGTCCAGGCGCTCGTGCGCCTCGCGCGCACCGCCTGACCCGCGTCGCACCGACGCCCGGCCTCCCGTCGGCCGGGCCGACGCGATCACGCCCGCCGGGGATCGGCGGCGCGCCACGCCGCCACCGGGCCGATGGAGACCGCATGTCACAATGGTCTCCGAGCGGCCCCGTGATCGCAGCGGCTGACGGGGTCACCGGCTCGCCGCTGCCGCGGACCCCTCCACGATCGGATGAACACCTATGCCCGCACGTCGCATGGCCCGGGGCGCCGTCAGCGCCCTCGCCGCCGTCCTCCTGCTCGCCGGGTGCACCAGCTCGCCGCAGCCCGCCCCCACCGCGACCGAGGGCCAGCCCGCGCCCAGCGCGTCCGCCACGACGGCGCCCGAGGACATGGTCCGCATCGTCGTCATGGGCGACTCGAACACGAACGGCTTCGTCGGCACGCTGCCCCAGGGCATCGACCAGGGCATGGCCTACGTCGACTACGTCGTGGGCGACCCGCTGACCTTCGCCGGCGGCTGGGGCACCGACGGCGCGACGAGCACCGTCATGGCGGCCAACACGCCCACCGTCGAGGACGTCGACGTGGCGCTCATCATGATCGGCACCAACAACCGCCTCGCGGGCGT
The genomic region above belongs to Clavibacter phaseoli and contains:
- the purL gene encoding phosphoribosylformylglycinamidine synthase subunit PurL produces the protein MSVHPDPASVPTETPAGTGQGVRRHVADTVEMAERTPEKEQPYAALGLTEGEYLKIREILGRRPTSGELAMYSVMWSEHCSYKSSKKYLRQFGQKVSESMKKDLMVGMGENAGVVDVGEGWAVTFKIESHNHPSYIEPFQGAATGVGGIVRDIISMGARPVAVMDALRFGDIDDPDTARVVHGVVAGISFYGNCLGLPNIGGETYFDRVYQGNPLVNALAVGVLRHEDLHLANARGVGNKVVLFGARTGGDGIGGASILASDTFADGGPTKRPAVQVGDPFAEKVLIECCLELFAKDLVEGIQDLGAAGISCATSELASNGDGGMHIRLEEVLLRDPSLTAEEILMSESQERMMAVVTPEKLEGFLAVVRKWDVETSVLGEVTDTGRLVIDHHGERIVDVEPRTVAVDGPVYDRPVSYPTWIDALQADSASRLARPTAPDDIKDQFLQLLGSPNLADASWITDQYDRYVMGNTALSFPDDAGMVRVDEESGLGFSVATDANGRFCQLDPYRGAQLALAEAYRNVAASGATPVAVSDCLNFGSPEDPEVMWQFSRTVEGLADGCLELEIPVTGGNVSLYNQTGTQAIHPTPVVGVLGVIDDVARRIPSGWQDEGDNIYLLGVTREELDGSAWAGTVHDHLGGVPPVVDLAAEKELASLIAAGATQSLVASAHDLSDGGLGQALAEAVMRFGVGARVWLDGIVQRDGVDQATALFSESTGRMLVTVPREDDVKFQGLCEGRGYPVLRIGVTDAQAPGLELQGLFTLSVDELRGIHRATLPTRFGTAVEA
- a CDS encoding dienelactone hydrolase family protein; its protein translation is MTDPASTPVWSPSLAELTERVPLPAGADIQMGPVLYDHEGTELEGLLARDAAQSGRRPAVLVIHDWFGVGGHVAARIQMLARLGYVAFAADVYGRDVRPGPEEAGQVAGSFYADLPLMRARVQAGIDRLAAEPDVDPSRIAVMGYCFGGSASLEVARAGADIKAAISLHGSLVVHAPADVADVKAAILVLTGADDPIVPDEKVAAFQDEMRTRPAIDWQVVTYSGALHAFSVPGVDSPDHGAQYQDRAERRSWRALTDFLAEHLG
- a CDS encoding endonuclease/exonuclease/phosphatase family protein — protein: MMASGGFSRRDLFDGAGSSDPGVGRPTRGSGTALLERPRADETTTTTDGPDGTAEADPPPSRPAAATQLAPAPPQEATIGSAEGDLVHVMTCNIRLARASTEPGDPDHWADREPVLARFLQLEQPTVLGLQEALSAQLPAIARALPHHRMLGYGRDGGSGGEYSAIFYDERRLDVVAWDQFWLSDLPELIGSRSWGCSTTRIATWARFRDRRSGAEFVHLNTHLDHESELARVKSADLITERLQEVASGAPVVVTGDFNAPAEESAAYDILTRDAGLADTWTTAAHHATPGIGTFTAYGDPVPEGERIDWILAGSGVEVVDSAINPYTFEGRSPSDHAAVQALVRLARTA
- a CDS encoding SGNH/GDSL hydrolase family protein produces the protein MPARRMARGAVSALAAVLLLAGCTSSPQPAPTATEGQPAPSASATTAPEDMVRIVVMGDSNTNGFVGTLPQGIDQGMAYVDYVVGDPLTFAGGWGTDGATSTVMAANTPTVEDVDVALIMIGTNNRLAGVPDTQLDADILQTVEKLAPKETVILGIPPQNASPETPPEVNAHLEQFADAQGYHFFNPWVNLTNKDMKWRTEFFRDGIHTNMTGYKLMGAEVRKYVRTEVLDDSAQK